A DNA window from Barnesiella intestinihominis YIT 11860 contains the following coding sequences:
- a CDS encoding type I restriction-modification system subunit M, with protein MAVKKSELYSTLWKCCDELRGGMDASQYKDYVLVILFVKYISDKKRNDEGFDIDIPKGCYFEDFVALKGNPNIGEEMNKKMAALAEENQLGGVFVADFEDDTKLGKGKDKVETLSKLIAVFQNENLDFSKNRAADDDLIGDAYEYLMKNFATESGKSKGQFYTPAEVSRVMAEVIGLGNAKNGRKTTIYDPTCGSGSLLLRAMCETPGGATLYGQEKDNATVGLAKMNMILHNEIYADIRQGDTINDPQFKESDQLKTFDYIVANPPFSTKSWLKSAKFEDEYHRWGEGIKIGVPPEKNGDYAFLLHIVRSLKQTGCAACILPHGVLFRGNAEAQIRKYLVAEKRYIKGIIGLPANLFYGTGIPACIIIIEKSEAAGRKGVFMIDAKGGYIKDGAKNRLREQDIRRIVDVWQAQRDVPHYARFVPMEEIERNDYNLNIPRYISAPDTEILQDIDAHLHGGLPKHDIDQLDTYWEVCPSLCDDLFCDHLTRKGYYSLKCNPEAVRDAVTGNVDFRNQKEVFQKSFAEWCDSHRAQLYALVPGFAPKKLIEQLGNSLLAVFEVDKSLVEAYDVYDSLMNYWGETMQDDCYMISSGGWTVQLYTPQPASKKKEKKAATPEDVVCDLLPVPIVIDEYFAEKRDVIAAAEELLVQNETQLAELVEEQAENYLDEDNFPDGKVTDANIKKRMKALDKKTDADEIAVLQKYLDLKGDISLNKKLIKECKYDLLTALVVKYADLSEADIKRLVIERKWFASLALRLDGEMQHISQQLTSKVSALAERYAQTLPEIDAEIADLEAKVAAHLKQMGY; from the coding sequence ATGGCGGTAAAAAAGTCAGAACTATATAGTACATTGTGGAAATGCTGTGACGAACTTCGCGGCGGTATGGATGCAAGTCAATACAAGGATTATGTGTTGGTCATTCTTTTCGTTAAATATATCAGCGATAAAAAGCGTAATGACGAAGGCTTCGATATAGATATACCTAAAGGTTGTTACTTTGAGGATTTTGTCGCTCTCAAAGGTAACCCGAATATTGGGGAGGAGATGAATAAAAAGATGGCTGCTCTTGCCGAGGAAAATCAACTTGGTGGCGTTTTTGTAGCCGATTTTGAAGATGACACCAAGCTGGGCAAAGGAAAGGATAAAGTTGAAACTCTAAGTAAACTTATTGCCGTTTTCCAGAATGAGAACCTCGATTTTAGCAAAAATAGAGCGGCAGATGACGATCTTATAGGTGATGCTTATGAGTATCTGATGAAGAATTTTGCCACAGAGAGCGGTAAGAGTAAAGGCCAGTTTTATACTCCGGCCGAGGTCAGTCGTGTGATGGCCGAGGTTATCGGGTTAGGAAATGCCAAAAATGGGAGAAAGACGACTATCTATGACCCTACTTGCGGCTCGGGTTCCCTGCTTCTTCGTGCTATGTGTGAAACTCCCGGTGGGGCAACTCTCTATGGTCAGGAAAAAGATAATGCTACTGTCGGTTTGGCAAAAATGAATATGATTCTTCATAATGAAATCTATGCCGATATCAGACAAGGCGATACGATTAATGATCCTCAATTTAAGGAAAGCGACCAGTTAAAGACCTTCGACTATATTGTCGCAAATCCACCTTTTTCAACAAAGTCGTGGTTGAAGAGTGCAAAGTTCGAAGATGAATACCATCGTTGGGGCGAAGGCATTAAAATAGGTGTTCCGCCGGAAAAGAATGGCGATTATGCTTTCCTCCTCCATATCGTACGCTCTCTGAAACAGACCGGCTGTGCCGCCTGCATTTTGCCTCATGGCGTCCTTTTTAGAGGCAATGCCGAGGCTCAGATTCGTAAATATCTCGTTGCCGAAAAACGGTATATCAAGGGCATCATAGGACTCCCTGCCAACCTTTTTTATGGTACAGGTATTCCGGCTTGTATCATCATTATAGAAAAGTCGGAAGCAGCAGGGCGTAAGGGAGTGTTTATGATCGATGCCAAAGGTGGATATATCAAAGATGGAGCTAAGAATCGTCTGCGAGAGCAGGATATTCGGCGCATTGTCGATGTGTGGCAAGCACAACGCGATGTGCCTCATTATGCGCGCTTTGTGCCTATGGAGGAGATTGAACGTAACGATTACAATCTCAACATTCCTCGCTATATATCTGCTCCTGATACGGAGATTCTGCAAGATATCGATGCACACCTTCATGGAGGTTTGCCCAAACACGATATAGACCAACTCGATACCTATTGGGAGGTATGTCCGTCGCTTTGTGATGACCTCTTTTGCGACCATCTTACGCGCAAAGGTTACTATTCTTTGAAGTGTAACCCGGAGGCAGTGCGTGATGCTGTTACCGGGAATGTAGATTTCCGTAATCAGAAAGAGGTGTTCCAGAAGAGTTTTGCCGAGTGGTGCGATTCTCACCGGGCTCAACTTTACGCTCTCGTCCCGGGTTTTGCTCCCAAGAAACTTATCGAGCAGCTGGGTAACTCGTTGTTGGCTGTCTTTGAGGTAGATAAGTCGCTTGTCGAGGCGTATGATGTTTATGACAGTTTGATGAACTACTGGGGTGAAACGATGCAAGATGATTGCTATATGATTTCGTCCGGAGGCTGGACAGTGCAACTGTACACGCCACAACCAGCTTCCAAGAAGAAAGAGAAAAAGGCTGCTACGCCCGAAGATGTCGTTTGCGACCTGCTGCCTGTGCCAATCGTTATCGACGAGTATTTTGCAGAGAAGCGCGATGTTATTGCTGCGGCCGAGGAGTTGCTGGTACAAAATGAGACACAGCTTGCGGAATTGGTCGAGGAGCAGGCGGAGAATTACCTCGATGAGGACAACTTCCCCGATGGTAAGGTGACCGATGCCAATATCAAGAAACGAATGAAGGCGCTCGATAAGAAAACCGATGCCGACGAAATTGCCGTACTACAAAAGTATCTCGACCTCAAAGGTGATATATCACTCAATAAGAAACTGATCAAGGAGTGCAAGTACGATCTGCTTACCGCTCTTGTAGTCAAGTATGCCGATTTGTCCGAGGCGGATATCAAGCGCTTGGTTATCGAGCGGAAGTGGTTCGCATCGCTTGCCTTGCGCCTTGATGGCGAGATGCAGCATATCAGTCAGCAGCTCACTTCTAAGGTTTCGGCTCTTGCGGAGCGTTATGCACAGACGCTCCCCGAGATTGATGCCGAGATAGCCGATTTAGAAGCAAAAGTTGCTGCACATTTGAAACAGATGGGATATTGA
- a CDS encoding AAA family ATPase: protein MKPNNPFLISGYYSPELFCDREQETRAILEALHNGRNVTLIAPRRMGKTGLIRHAFYRLKEQQPDIDTFYLDIYSTQSLGDFVRLFASTVLGQLDSASQKALSRISKFVRSCRPVFTFDELTGVPKVTIDVAPAEEENTLKEIFEYLGSSEKRCYVAIDEFQQIVEYPEKGVEALLRSYIQFLPNVNFIFAGSKQHQIQEMFTSSRRPFYQSTQPLTIGPIQRDEYASFATGHFAEHNVKLHQEVFNSIYEKYEGHTWYVQCLLNRLYGYDRNVDMELVSYATEQILSEYSYMYADLLKTYSFGQVRLLKAIAREGCVKEVLAGDFISAHKLRAASSVSASLKKLLDNELIYQTPCGYIIYDRFMSEWLRKQPF from the coding sequence ATGAAGCCTAATAATCCTTTTCTTATTTCGGGATATTACAGCCCAGAACTCTTTTGCGACAGGGAGCAGGAGACCAGAGCTATTCTCGAAGCTCTCCACAATGGACGCAACGTGACATTGATAGCACCCCGTCGTATGGGAAAGACCGGGCTGATCCGTCATGCCTTTTACCGTTTGAAAGAGCAGCAGCCAGATATCGATACTTTCTATTTGGATATCTATTCAACCCAATCATTAGGCGATTTTGTACGATTGTTTGCTAGTACAGTGTTGGGACAGCTGGACTCCGCCTCACAAAAGGCTTTGAGTCGTATAAGTAAGTTTGTCCGCAGTTGCCGCCCCGTGTTTACTTTTGACGAATTGACAGGTGTTCCTAAGGTGACGATAGATGTGGCTCCGGCCGAGGAAGAAAACACTTTGAAAGAGATATTCGAGTATCTGGGCTCGTCAGAGAAACGATGCTATGTTGCCATAGACGAGTTCCAGCAGATTGTTGAATATCCGGAGAAAGGTGTTGAAGCATTGTTGCGCTCCTATATCCAGTTCCTGCCCAATGTAAACTTTATCTTTGCCGGCAGCAAACAACATCAGATACAGGAGATGTTCACTTCGTCGAGAAGGCCGTTCTATCAAAGTACGCAACCGCTTACAATCGGTCCGATACAACGGGACGAATATGCAAGTTTTGCAACAGGGCATTTTGCCGAGCACAATGTGAAATTGCATCAAGAAGTTTTCAATTCAATATATGAAAAGTACGAGGGTCATACCTGGTATGTGCAGTGTCTCCTTAACCGCCTGTACGGGTACGATCGGAATGTGGATATGGAACTGGTTTCATACGCCACAGAGCAGATTTTATCCGAGTATAGTTACATGTATGCAGACTTGCTGAAAACATATTCTTTCGGTCAGGTGCGCCTGTTGAAAGCTATTGCCCGCGAGGGGTGTGTCAAAGAGGTTTTGGCTGGAGATTTTATCAGTGCCCACAAACTCCGGGCGGCGAGCAGTGTCAGTGCTTCATTAAAGAAACTGCTCGACAACGAATTGATCTACCAGACACCTTGCGGGTATATCATTTACGATCGTTTTATGAGCGAGTGGTTGCGGAAACAACCATTCTAA